The Pelodiscus sinensis isolate JC-2024 chromosome 30, ASM4963464v1, whole genome shotgun sequence genome has a window encoding:
- the LOC142821152 gene encoding uncharacterized protein LOC142821152 — protein MDTPVSDAKTQPLTRQPDELDGLEEEGAHGSQESDKTHGKEAKQLDNAFLADPQSQDSIALDKADEPGPPCFCSTPIQSIEENAKDDGREEFRWWLGIDLVEPVPHHKRKKVVCSIVRIDVYTVFSHCLREKLFEDCEGCVIDAPAQRHHDCVTWTPEDINCKLRGLCAELCLESLLNTVIAVGYAMQCLCLTQEHLAQGVTLVNAVQFSQDPHSVLKTMTKPKDACLERYIERLVRTKSYRTLIKKKDEVRE, from the exons ATGGATACACCAGTATCTGACGCcaaaacccaaccgctcacgaggCAGCCCGACGAGCTAGatggcctggaggaggaaggtgcccatggctcccaggagtcagacaagacgcatggaaaagaagccaaacag cttgacaatgcctttctagctgaccctcAGAGCCAGGACAGCATTGCATTGGACAAGGctgacgaaccgggcccaccttgtttttgctcaacaccgatacaaagcattgaagagaacgccaaggATGACGGCCGTGAAGAATTCAGGTGGTGGCTtggcattgacctagttgagccagtgccacatcataagcgtaaaaaagtcGTGTGCTCCATTGTACGCATTGATGTTTATACCGTctttagtcactgtcttagggaaaagctttttgaggactgtgagggttgtgtcatagatgcgccagcccagcggcaCCATGACTGtgtgacttggactccagaggatataaactgcaagctccggggcctatgtgctgaactgtgtttggaaagcttattaaatactgttattgccgtaggttaTGCTATGCAATGTCTGTGCTTAACTCAAGAACACTTAGCACAAGGGGTGACTTTGGTAAATGCAGTGCAATTCAGTCAAGATCCTCACAGTGTTTTAAAGACCATGACCAAGCCAAAAGACGCCTGCTTAGAGCGTTATATTGAACGTTTGGTGCGTACAAAAAGTTACAGAACCCTGATTAAGAAAAAGGATGAAGTTAGAGAATGA